A genomic window from Quercus lobata isolate SW786 chromosome 10, ValleyOak3.0 Primary Assembly, whole genome shotgun sequence includes:
- the LOC115965928 gene encoding glutathione S-transferase U7-like, with amino-acid sequence MAEVKLIGTSQSLNCIRIEWALKLKGVEYELIEEDLLNKSPLLLRYNPVHKKVPVLLHHGKPIAESHVILEYIDETWKNNPLLPEDPYERSMARFWAKFSDEKCIFGVYEAAWLEEGEEKQKAIQSAQELLAILEKQIEGKKYFGGEVIRFLDLVVGWIPRWLNAMEEVGSIKLLDAERFPSLHEWSQNFIANPVIKECIPPQEKLVNYFNFGISYRRSLAVAKP; translated from the exons ATGGCAGAAGTGAAGCTGATTGGTACTTCTCAAAGCCTAAACTGCATCAGGATTGAATGGGCTTTAAAGCTTAAAGGAGTGGAGTACGAGCTTATAGAAGAAGATTTACTGAACAAGAGTCCGTTGCTGCTTAGATACAACCCTGTCCATAAGAAAGTCCCAGTGCTCTTGCACCATGGCAAACCCATTGCTGAGTCACATGTCATCCTCGAATATATTGATGAGACATGGAAGAACAACCCTTTGCTTCCTGAAGATCCATATGAAAGAAGCATGGCTCGGTTTTGGGCAAAATTTTCTGATGAGAAG TGTATTTTTGGAGTATATGAAGCAGCTTGGctagaagaaggagaagaaaagcAAAAGGCTATACAGTCTGCACAAGAATTATTGGCAATTCTTGAGAAGCAGATTGAAGGAAAGAAGTATTTTGGTGGTGAAGTGATACGCTTTTTGGATCTAGTAGTAGGTTGGATTCCTCGTTGGCTCAATGCTATGGAAGAAGTCGGCAGTATCAAGTTACTTGATGCTGAGAGGTTTCCATCACTCCATGAATGGTCTCAAAACTTCATAGCAAATCCAGTCATCAAAGAATGTATTCCACCACAAGAGAAGCTTGTCAACTATTTCAATTTTGGCATAAGCTACAGGCGTTCCCTAGCAGTTGCCAAACCATGA
- the LOC115965666 gene encoding glutathione S-transferase U7-like — protein sequence MGEVKVIGASLSSFCCRIEWALKLKGVEYEYIEEDLTNKSPILLQYNPVHKKVPVLVHNGKPVAESLVILEYIDETWQENPLLPKDPLEKSTARFWARFVDEKCILSAWAACRAQEHEKEKAVESAQESLGIIDKLIEGKKFFGGETIGFLDLVVGSLPNWLKFLEELGGIKLVDAEKFPSFHEWSKKFVEIPIIKEKIPMPEDLINYFTTSGLAKTIRDSALANNK from the exons ATGGGAGAAGTGAAAGTGATTGGTGCATCGCTGAGTTCTTTCTGCTGCAGAATTGAATGGGCGCTGAAGCTCAAGGGGGTAGAATATGAGTATATAGAAGAAGACTTGACAAACAAGAGTCCCATTCTTCTCCAGTATAACCCTGTCCATAAGAAGGTCCCAGTGCTTGTGCACAATGGAAAACCAGTTGCTGAATCCCTTGTCATCCTTGAGTACATAGATGAGACATGGCAGGAGAATCCTCTACTGCCTAAAGATCCTTTAGAAAAATCCACCGCACGTTTCTGGGCTAGATTCGTTGATGAGAAG TGTATTCTTAGTGCGTGGGCTGCTTGCAGAGCACAAGAacatgaaaaagagaaagcTGTAGAGTCTGCACAAGAATCATTAGGAATTATCGATAAGCTGATTGAAGGCAAGAAATTTTTTGGAGGAGAAACCATAGGTTTTCTAGACTTAGTGGTGGGTTCTTTACCTAACTGGCTCAAATTCCTAGAAGAATTAGGAGGCATAAAGTTAGTTGATGCAGAGAAGTTCCCATCATTCCATGAATGGTCGAAGAAATTTGTTGAGATTCCAATCATCAAAGAAAAGATACCAATGCCAGAAGATCTAATCAACTACTTCACTACTTCTGGGCTAGCTAAAACTATACGTGACTCGGCATTGGCAAACAATAAGTGA